One genomic segment of Salminus brasiliensis chromosome 6, fSalBra1.hap2, whole genome shotgun sequence includes these proteins:
- the npc1l1 gene encoding NPC1-like intracellular cholesterol transporter 1: protein MGIHRKSWDSTVILLTVAACLVISEAQHEPGFCSMYDECGKNPTVVGSLLNSNIPCKNPGPARQVVGAHYDRLKEVCPMLDKGKGQTFACCSLQQLSSLQNSLTLSKAVLLRCPSCAYNFAHLHCVTTCSPNQSQTINITRTIPVNISGTEKEAVVGYQAYLSTSFSNASFNSCKNVRIPATGGYAIATMCGRYGAKLCTAQHWLDFQGDSSNGLAPLDIDFRLIPPQHSAEVPAGMVAYAGVVLGCNETTPTGGEECSCQDCEASCPSVAPPGPLPDPMTIGNLDGVLVICLILFSILVLLLLCYLIAKCNRRGKAKRSKDKNANDVDQNQTVDPSDVTCTDRASLATQEFLGSLFQSWGTVMARHPLKVIFACLLVVVAFSTGMMNMNMTTDPVQLWSAPNSRARREKDFHDAHFAPFFRTNQLILTAPDRPGYTYDSLLFGRTNFSGLISKDLILQLLELQQRIQAIEFWSDELNKTASLKDVCYAPLNPNNPSLTDCAVNSLPQYFQNSIDNINAKANMTELGVTKEVDWRDHFIYCVNSPLSFKDITALGMSCMSDYGGPVFPFLAVGGYGHEDFTTAKAFILTFSLNNYPRTDPKFKVVEQWESMFLQIVEEYQKDPNTNFTFAYMAERSLEDEINRTTMEDFPIFMISYAVIFFYIAIALGEYSSFKRILVDSKILVGLGGILVVACSVQASMGFYGWVGIPSSLIIVQVVPFLVLAVGADNIFILVLEYQRDVRRPGETREEHIGRVLGNVAPSMLLCSLSESVCFFLGALSTMPAVKSFALYAALAVLMDFMLQMTAFVALLSLDARRQDGNRCDLACCIRVKSQRPSKPSQGFLLPFMEKYYAPALLSRISRIVVMVLFIFMFCASIFLTSQVKVGLDQELAMPSDSYMLTYFEYLYKYFEVGVPTYFVTTKGFNFSSVAGMNAVCSSVGCDSFSLTQKIQYATEYPERSYLAIPASSWVDDFIDWLNPGSRCCRLYTTGTSWGKFCPASESTFLCLRRCMSLPSSGILRPDEAQFNKFLPSFLTNRPDLQCPKGGLGAYDTSVVYDKDTGEILASRFMAYHTPLKNSQEFTAALLRARELAHNITMSMRKIPGTAPDFEVFPYTVTYVYYEQYTNIVYEGLVNISLCLLPTFVVCCILLGMDMRSGLLNLLTIVMITVDTVGVMTLWGIDYNAVSLINLVTAVGISVEFVSHTTRSFALSTLPTKVERAKEATAKMGSAVFAGVAMTNLPGIIVLAFAKAQLIQIFFFRLNLVITLLGMAHGLIFLPVLLSFFGPPVNKAVLLELQKKKAKETEYRNKALYDNMSFENNENGISLETTTPSQNN, encoded by the exons ATGGGGATCCACAGGAAGAGCTGGGACAGCACCGTCATATTGCTTACAGTTGCTGCATGCCTG GTGATTTCCGAAGCTCAGCATGAACCTGGTTTCTGTTCAATGTATGACGAATGTGGGAAGAACCCTACCGTGGTGGGATCCTTGCTCAACTCAAACATACCCTGCAAAAACCCTGGCCCAGCGAGACAGGTAGTGGGAGCGCACTATGACCGTCTGAAGGAGGTTTGCCCCATGCTGGACAAGGGTAAGGGGCAAACGTTTGCCTGCTGCTCTTTACAGCAGCTCAGCTCCCTGCAGAACAGCCTGACATTGTCCAAAGCCGTGCTACTGCGATGCCCATCCTGCGCCTACAATTTTGCCCACCTTCACTGTGTGACTACCTGCAGCCCCAACCAGAGCCAGACAATCAACATCACCAGAACCATCCCTGTCAACATTTCCGGGACGGAAAAAGAGGCTGTGGTCGGCTACCAAGCCTACCTTTCTACTAGCTTCTCCAACGCTTCCTTCAATTCCTGCAAGAATGTGAGAATTCCAGCAACCGGAGGATACGCCATTGCAACGATGTGTGGTCGATACGGCGCCAAGCTGTGCACTGCTCAGCACTGGTTAGACTTCCAGGGCGACTCAAGCAACGGTCTGGCTCCCTTGGACATTGACTTCAGGCTCATTCCACCACAGCATAGCGCAGAAGTTCCCGCAGGAATGGTTGCATATGCAGGGGTGGTTCTAGGGTGCAATGAGACAACACCCACCGGAGGAGAAGAGTGCTCCTGCCAGGATTGTGAAGCGTCCTGCCCCTCAGTCGCTCCACCAGGCCCTTTACCTGATCCCATGACCATCGGAAATCTGGATGGGGTCCTCGTCATCTGCCTCATTCTCTTCTCCATTCTTGTTCTCCTGTTGTTGTGTTACCTCATAGCCAAGTGCAACCGTCGTGGAAAGGCAAAAAGGAGCAAGGACAAGAATGCGAATGATGTAGACCAGAACCAGACAGTGGATCCCAGCGACGTTACGTGCACCGACAGAGCAAGCCTGGCCACCCAGGAGTTCTTGGGTTCTCTGTTCCAGAGCTGGGGAACTGTAATGGCGAGACACCCGCTGAAGGTTATCTTTGCATGCCTGCTTGTTGTGGTAGCGTTTTCGACCGGGatgatgaacatgaacatgactACCGACCCTGTCCAGCTCTGGTCAGCTCCCAACAGCCGTGCCAGGCGTGAAAAAGACTTCCACGATGCCCATTTTGCCCCCTTCTTCCGTACCAATCAACTGATTCTGACCGCTCCCGACAGGCCAGGCTATACCTACGACTCTTTGCTCTTCGGCAGAACAAACTTCAGTGGTCTGATCTCTAAAG ATCTAATCTTGCAGCTGTtggagcttcagcagagaatCCAGGCTATCGAATTCTGGTCCGACGAACTTAACAAAACTGCTAGCCTCAAAGATGTCTGCTATGCTCCACTCAACCCCAACAACCCCTCTTTGACTGACTGTGCTGTCAACAGCCTACCGCAGTACTTCCAAAACAGCATCGATAACATAAATGCAAAGGCCAACATGACCGAGCTCGGGGTGACCAAAGAAGTGGACTGGAGGGACCATTTTATCTACTGTGTGAA CTCTCCGCTATCCTTCAAGGACATCACTGCACTCGGCATGAGCTGTATGTCGGACTACGGAGGACCAGTCTTTCCCTTCTTGGCTGTGGGAGGATATGGAC ATGAAGACTTCACCACCGCCAAGGCCTTCATCCTCACCTTTTCTCTCAATAACTACCCACGAACCGACCCCAAGTTTAAAGTTGTGGAACAATGGGAGTCCATGTTTCTGCAGATCGTTGAGGAGTACCAGAAAGATCCCAACACCAACTTCACATTCGCCTATATGGCTGAG AGGTCTTTAGAGGATGAGATCAACAGAACTACAATGGAAGACTTCCCCATCTTTATGATCAGCTATGCAGTCATCTTCTTCTACATCGCCATAGCTCTGGGAGAATACTCATCTTTCAAGCGCATCCTG gTGGATTCTAAGATTTTGGTTGGCCTGGGTGGTATACTGGTTGTAGCCTGCTCAGTGCAGGCATCTATGGGCTTTTATGGCTGGGTTGGAATTCCCTCCTCGCTGATCATTGTGCAGGTGGTGCCCTTTCTCGTGCTGGCTGTCGGAGCTGATAACATCTTCATCCTTGTTCTGGAGTATCAG AGAGATGTACGTCGGCCTGGAGAAACGAGAGAGGAGCACATTGGCCGAGTTCTTGGAAACGTGGCTCCCAGCATGCTCCTCTGCAGCTTGTCTGaatctgtctgtttctttctgG GCGCCCTCAGCACCATGCCTGCAGTGAAGTCATTTGCGCTCTATGCTGCCCTGGCCGTCCTCATGGACTTCATGCTGCAGATGACGGCGTTTGTGGCTCTTTTGTCCCTCGACGCTCGGCGGCAGGATGGTAACCGCTGCGATCTGGCCTGCTGTATAAGAGTGAAGTCCCAGCGCCCCTCCAAACCCAGCCAGGGATTCCTCCTCCCATTCATGGAGAAGTACTATGCCCCTGCGCTGCTCAGCCGCATCTCCAGGATAGTAGTG atgGTGCTGTTTATCTTCATGTTCTGTGCTTCCATCTTCCTCACGTCCCAGGTGAAGGTGGGCTTGGATCAGGAGCTGGCCATGCCAAGC GACTCCTACATGCTCACATACTTTGAATACCTCTACAAGTACTTTGAGGTCGGGGTGCCCACATACTTTGTGACGACAAAAGGCTTCAACTTCTCAAGCGTGGCCGGGATGAACGCAGTGTGCTCCAGCGTGGGCTGTGACTCGTTCTCCCTCACTCAGAAAATCCAGTATGCTACAGAGTACCCAGAAAG atcCTACTTGGCTATCCCAGCTTCCTCCTGGGTGGACGATTTCATCGATTGGCTGAACCCTGGATCGAGATGCTGCCGCCTTTACACCACTGGAACTAGCTGGGGAAAATTTTGTCCGGCCAGTGAGA GTACCTTTTTATGTTTGCGGAGGTGTATGAGCCTCCCGTCGAGTGGGATCCTGCGGCCAGATGAGGCACAGTTCAACAAGTTTCTCCCCAGTTTCCTGACAAACCGGCCTGATCTGCAGTGCCCCAAAGG TGGACTGGGAGCTTATGACACATCTGTGGTGTATGACAAAGACACTGGAGAAATATTAG cGTCTCGGTTCATGGCCTACCACACCCCCCTGAAAAACTCCCAGGAGTTCACAGCAGCCCTGCTGCGGGCGAGGGAGCTGGCCCACAACATCACAATGAGCATGAGAAAAATTCCCGGGACGGCGCCGGACTTCGAAGTTTTCCCATACAC TGTGACCTACGTGTATTATGAGCAATATACTAACATAGTGTACGAGGGGCTGGTGAACATCTCTCTGTGCCTGCTGCCCACCTTCGTGGTGTGCTGTATTCTGCTGGGCATGGACATGCGCTCTGGCCTCCTCAACCTCCTCACCATAGTGATGATCACTGTGGATACGGTGGGGGTCATGACCTTGTGGGGCATCGACTACAACGCGGTGTCGCTCATCAACCTTGTGACG GCTGTGGGGATTTCAGTGGAGTTTGTGTCTCACACGACGCGTTCCTTCGCCCTCAGTACTTTGCCCACAAAGGTGGAGAGAGCCAAAGAGGCCACGGCTAAGATGGGCAGTGCA GTGTTTGCCGGCGTCGCTATGACCAACCTGCCTGGCATCATCGTGCTGGCCTTTGCAAAGGCTCAGCTCATCCAGATCTTCTTCTTCAGACTGAATCTGGTCATCACTCTACTGGGCATGGCCCATGGCCTCATCTTCCTGCCTGTGCTCCTCAGCTTCTTCG GTCCTCCTGTGAACAAGGCTGTACTACTGGAGCTGCAGAAGAAGAAAGCCAAGGAGACAGAATACCGCAACAAAGCACTTTATGACAACATGAGCTTCGAAAATAATGAGAATGGCATCAGCCTAGAGACCACCACGCCATCGCAGAATAACTGA